CACTCTCCATAACAAAAATGGAGAGAAAAGGgacaaacaagaaaaaacaaagaaaaaaaagcatgAACACAAAACAACAACACCGTTTTTATTAAACCATTGCTAATAACTTTTGATGATATATAGTATAATCATCATTATTTAACTGTAAGTACCTCCAGTCCCATGGTGGAATCCCTTGGGATGACCATGCACCCCGGTGGTGGAGTAGGTGGGCCCCTGTTTCACCGCCGAGTTATGCTCACTCGCCACAGCGTTATGTTCACGCGCCGCCTGCTTGTCCAGCTCAGCCTGGTCGACCTTAGCTTCCTTCTTCTCGGTTGCTAATTCCTTTTTCAACGGATCACGTGATGTCATTCTTTCTGCCTGGTTATAGCACAAGCACAACGATAATTAAGTAGGTGAGAAATgatgaatattttatgaaaaatatgataGTAAGTATTTAACATAATGGTGCTATGcaatgattgaaaaaaaatggttgaTATACCTTCTCTTGGACAGTGGCCTTGGTCTTCTCCATGCCAGCTTTGGCAGAAGCACCAACGTTTGAAGCCTTTTCCTTCATGGATTCTCCTGTTGTCTTTCCTCCCTGCATTTTTAACTATTGcttctattattttctttctttctttctttctcagaTTAGGTTTTCTTCAGCTCACT
This sequence is a window from Vigna angularis cultivar LongXiaoDou No.4 chromosome 2, ASM1680809v1, whole genome shotgun sequence. Protein-coding genes within it:
- the LOC108323471 gene encoding 18 kDa seed maturation protein; amino-acid sequence: MQGGKTTGESMKEKASNVGASAKAGMEKTKATVQEKAERMTSRDPLKKELATEKKEAKVDQAELDKQAAREHNAVASEHNSAVKQGPTYSTTGVHGHPKGFHHGTGGTYS